The sequence TAATGCTGGATTCATGTGCTAGGGGGCTTCCTCTCCACCTCTGGTCCAGTtcaatgatgaagaaaatagGTGAAAGGTGTGGGGGTAGCTCGAAACAGAAGAAGAAACAGAACCGAAGAATCACTTGAGATGGGCTAGAATTCATGTAAAAGGTCCGGCAACCAAAATTCCGGCATCAATTGGCATCGCCGACGAGAATTTTGTCTTTTCACTACATATTTGGGTGGAATCACCAACCACCTACCGGAAAAGAGATGATAGCATTCACTACGGAAAAAGGCAGAAAAAAGAGGGCTTCTTTCGAGGTGAAGGGTCCAAAGATAACCCTAGGTTCTTAGGGTCACAACAAGACGGGGATAAGGAAAGGGGTCAGAGcaattcaaaatataaagctGATAGTGGCCTTTTTGGGAAAAAATCCCATGTGTTAGTGGAACCAGTAACTTTTCAAATCAGCAAATATCAGATGAGCCAAGGGTTGTGGGCCGAACCTCTAAATCAAAAAATGTTGACCCttttttggatgaaataaatTTATGGCCCATCACCTCAGAAACCAAAGACAACTCTTTGGACTTTGTCGATCAAAGCTTAGCCTTTGAAGCTGAGATATTGCTCGAACAACAAGAAATCAATTATATGGGCGCAgaaattcaatttcatgagaGGTAAATTCAACTATAAGGGGGAGGAAGGTAGTGAAGGAGAGATAGACGACTAAGATAAGATGAATCAGATTACTCTTTTGGGGGATCCAATTCCAATTTGTTCCGTACCATCAGAGTGTAGCAAAGAAGCAGGAAAAAAAGCAAACCTATGGGTCCAACAAAACATTCTTAGACTCAGTCAGGAATTTGGGGTAGCTTTCGAGGGGTATACAGAAGAGGCCACATCGCTGCTACTCAAAATTGATCAAAGGAGAGAGAAGGAAGCCCCAGCAACAAGAAATCTTGACAAGCAGATAGTTCCAAAGGAGTTCAAAAATTTGATCTTTGAtgtgaaatttaaagattcaaaaaCAAAGAGTGATTCAAAAACCAGAGGGAGGAAACAATCCATTCAGCTGTTATGAAGCTGAAGATTTTAGCATGGAATGTCAGGGAGGAGAAAAGGGAACTAGTTAGAAGTAGAATTCAACAGGAGGGAGCAGACATAATTGCCTTGGTGGAGACAATAAAATGGGACAATGGGTAGATATATTCAACAATGGGGGAAATAGATGGATGGAGGGAGTATGGATGGAAGCTTTAGGAACTAAGGGTGGAATTATTATCATGTGGGATAATAGGGCTTGGAGGGGGGAAGTAGTAGAGAGTGGCAGTCAGATGATTACTTGCAAACTTTGTGGGATTAACCAGGGTTCAAACTTGTTTCTCACAGTTGTTTATGCATCATGTGATAGGATTGAAAAAAGGGATCTATTGGAAGAACTAGGGGCAATCAAGAGCTTGTGTGAACTTATCCGGAGCAATGTCTGATTTCTCCAGCTGCATAAATGAACTGGAACTCATAGAAACCCCCCCCTCCCCGccccccccccctcttttttGGGGATCTCACACTTGGAGAGGAGGGGAAAACCACATGAATGCCTCTAGAATAGACAGGTTTCTATATTCTTTTCCTTGGGATGAAATGTTCACTCATATTAGGCAAAGTTCTCTTCCTACCCTTGGTTCTGATCACAACCCCATTATTTTGACTTGTGGGGATGAAAACTTTATGATGTCTTTCTTTAAGTTCGAAAAATTGTGGTTGAATATAGAAGGCTTCAAGGAAAAAGTCTAAGAATGGCGAAGTTCTTTTGTTATGTCTGGTACTCCTGACCACATCCTGAACACAAAATTAAGCTTGTTAAAGGCTAAACTCAAAGAATGGAGCAAGGAGCATAGAATAAACTGGAAGGCAAGGAAAAGTCACATGATCAAATTGGAAGCTTGGAATCCATCCAAGATGAACAACTGGTAAAGGCTCATTTACCTATGGAATTTGAGGAGGtgggtaaaaatgaagaaatctATTGGAAACAGAGATCTAGAGTCTAGTGGATCAACAGTGGTGATAAGAACACTAAGTTCTTTCCCGTAAAAGAAGTTCAACAGTTTCAAACACTAGCAAACATCTTGAGGTACAaggttgagaagctaccaacagTCTATCTAGGCATGCCATTAGGGGAAAAACAATAGTTACAATAGCAAACATCTTGAGGTGCAAGGGTTAAGAAGCTACCAACAGTCTATCTAGGCATGCCATTAGGGGAAAAACATGAAGCAACTACTATTTGGGATGGGATTATTGAAAAAACTGAGAGGAAGTTGGCACTCTGGAAGTCTCAGTACCTTCCATTGGGAGGTAGAGTCAATTTAGAAAAATGGGCAACAATTCAACAAGAAAGGAATTATGGGGGTTTGGGAGTAAGGAACCTCAAGTTACAGAACAAAAGTTTACTAAGCAAATGGCTATGGAGGTACAACCAAGAGGAGCGTGCACTATGGAAAAAGGTGATACAACATAAATTCGACCAAGAAGGGCAATGGTGTTCAGGTGAAGTAACAACCACTTATGGAGTTGGAGTTTGGAGGACTTTCAGAAGCTTTTGGCTAGCTCTAAAAGTTATTACAAAACTTAAAGTTGGGAGAGGGGGAAAGGTTTTATTCAGGAAAGAAGACTGGACTGGTCAAGGATCTCTTCAAAGTTTGTATCCTGGACTTTATTCTATCAGTGTGCATCCTCATAGCAGAATTAGTGAGTTGTGGTCTCAACAAGGATGGAATTTGGTCTTCAGAAGGTTGGAAGCACTAACTTGGAAACAGACAGACTATTATGGGGACAACACCCTGATAGAAGATTCTCTGTCAATAGATTATATAAGTGGGGTCTATCTATAACTGGAGGAAGGAAACAGGGCCATGGAGTATTGTTTAGAAGAGTGTGGCTCCTGCTAAAGTGAAGTGTTTTGTCTGGTTGGTAGCCAAAAGAGCCCGCTTGACTCATGAAGCATTATAGAAAAGGGGCATCAACATACCTTCTAGATGCTTACTTTGCAAAGAGGCACCGGAAACCAACAAACTCTTATTTTTGCATTGCAAAGTAACAACACAAGTATGGGCTTTATTCTTCAATTTAGCTAGCCTAAACTGGTGTATGCCAGAACACACAGCAGACTTATTGAGTTGTTGGATCAGAAGGGGCGCAGCAAAAGTCAAAAGAAGTAGTGGAGGACGGTACCTACTTGTATCTGGTGGAATATCTAGAAGGAAAGGAACCAGAGGATTTTTTAAGGAAAAGAATGCTCAATACAGAAGATTAAATGGACAGTAATTCTTCCTTAGATTTTTGGTGTAAAGAACAAAATATTGAAGAGGAAATCCAATTAGTGGATTTCATAGGTTCTTTGTAAATATTTCTGTTTTTTTCTGTATTTTCCGTATCTGTAATTACTTTTGGAGGTGGCCAGCATAGCCCTGAATGCTGAGGAATATAAGTTAccagtttcaagaaaaaaaaacagtTACAACTCCATCTTTGTTATTGCAACAActgaaataaagaacaaaaatttgtTTCAAGCATTCATTGTCAGTCCATAAATCACTCTAAAATCTAATTTTTGCTCCATTCCCCACCTCCAATTTGGTGAATTGTTGAACAACCCACGTGATTGTACCCTTTTATGACAAAATTTTGTACCCTATTTTCCTCCTCCATATAGGGTTTCTTTGTCCAAAGGTCCAAAAGCTTTCCCTGTTTCTCCCCCACTGGCTATCATCATGGTTTGTGTTCCAGATGGGAATGACAAAGGTGAGACCATTATCTGTTATCTTCACCTCCTTTGGGACTAAATCACGATCTCCTTTGATCCTTATTCGTGCCAATTTCAGGTATTTTTTAAAAGAGGTTTCCTCCTCTGTTTCCAGCCATCTTCCACAATAATTGCCAATACCTTTGAAGAATTTCTCCGTCCACGTATGAAGTGGTAAACGCATTGCTCTGATCCATATCGAATTTTTCCGACGAGTACAACATCCAGCAGTTGGAAACCACCATTCCAAGTGGATCTTCGGATGCTTCAACCACCACTCGCCTGAAAAATGTGTtcacccatatgcttgtttggaAATTCAAATAGAAAGAAGCATCTCCCCATTACGTAAATATTAATACCAAAGGCATTCTTCCAAATATTCACCGCCCATCTCTGAATATCAGCTAAAGTTggtttatccttgagatctgcaTCTGAAGCTTCCAATAACACATCTTCCCAACAGACCATTAACATGATTTTCTGCACCTTCAGAAGTGCTAATAGTTTCATTGATGGTGTCGATTCAAAGGTCAGAAGATTCCCCCATTATACTGCTACAGTTTTTAGATTACTCAAAGGagttgattaataaaaaaaactgAAAGGATCTCCGGAAGAAAACCGGTGGTCCAGAAAAAAGAGATTTCactcccccctccccctccctccCCCGCCCGAAAGTGCCTGAGCGTTTTTTATGTCCAATAGCTGATTTTATGTGCCTGTTTCAGGTTATGTGTTCTATGTGGAGGGGTAAGCAGTTAGTCACAGATGTCATTTGCGTGGAGAAAAAGCTGAATCCAATAATCAATTGTTTTTGCATTGTTCCGTCACCTCTGAAATTTGGAAACTGGTTCAACCTCTTGACATGAAATGCCATGCCAAGAACAACTAAAGATTTTCTTTATGCTTGAACAAAAGGGTTTAAACAAGAAGTTAAAGGAGACTTGGTACACAATTCCTGCTTGCGGTTTGTGATTTATACGGAAAGAACGAAACAGAACATGTTTTGGAGATGAACAGAACATCTGTAATGAAAGTAAAATAGGATTGTTTTATGTTGCTATCCTTTTGGTGTAGATTAGAATGGGTAAATAAGCTGAAACACTGTCACagttcataaattttttttgaataggAAGTAAgattttttcctctcttctccCTGTAATCTTTTGGGAGTAACCACACTACCTCCGTAATGCTCTTTTTTGACGTCAATCCCACTAACTTTTcagaaaacaaaacaaatttTCCTCTTAGTTTCTTCCCTCTCTCCCTTCATCTATTCACCCCACCCAACcataaggttttttttttttagaaggaaTTATGGTTGGTTGGGGTGAAAAGATGAAGGTTGAGAGGGAAGAAACTAAAAGAGGAAGACACATTTCCACCGTCTAGATAATACATATTATCTACCTTTCAGGGAAAAGAAACTAATCCAAACTCGCATGCCTTATCTCCAGTTTAACATTTGGTTAATGGAgaacaagataaattcttcatCTTGAACCAGGGTTGTAGAAAATGCGCAGATGTGATGATTCAGAGCAGGTCAGTTACCGTTTCTGTTGATTATATCCAGCAATATTCTCCCAGGCAATATTAGCTTTTGGATTACCACTAGTGGACGCATTAATGCCAAAGATTTTTACTCCCAGAGATTCTAGAGTAGTGACTGTTTTATCTGCAGAAGGAACTCGTCCTGCATCTCCTCTTGATCTTAAGTCTTTTGGCTGTCCTGTAAATTGTAGCACAGATACCAAAGCATCAAGCTCCTCATCAGTAAAGCTCCCGGGCTTCATAAACTCAATTTCCTGCCATAATTGCAGAAACTCTCATTAATTTCCAATATTAGGAAGGTTGTAATTTGCAAGCCAGAAAAAGCACAGTAATGCAAGTGATTCCAACAAAGCATGGTTCAAAAGTCACAGGAACTGTACAGCTCTGTCGGCGCTAATGAGTGGACGAAATATGAGAATGCATAAATCTTCATCATAAGGATTTGTATCCCTTCCATCAGACTGCTCCCCTGCAGTTCCATTTTTCATTTGGGGACGGCTAAGTGCCAGTTGCCAAGCAACCCCACTGTGATGGACAGAAAAAACTTTAAGGAGACTAATATTCAAATAGATGAAGCAAACACAATAGGCTATGAATATCAAAAAGCATTTAAATTTTCCAAATGACAGGAACTGTAATATTGGTGCAATATGATCAGACATCGGCAAAGCACTGCTTAACTAACCTGTCCCAAGCACGTAACATCATATTTGATGCTGCACTAGGATCTTCAAGTTTTACTCCGAGTCGTGAAACAAGGCTTGCAATTAGTAGTGGAATTTCACAGGTTGGATGAACTTGGAACTTGATAGTGACCTGCTAGAAAGAAAACCCAGCCATATTGCAGAATCAATAAAACAAAACGCTAAGCTTCTACTATCTAGAAGGAAATGCAAGAGAATAACCTTTTGACCCTTTACGGCAACAGTAAAACGGGGATAAGAACCATGCTTCACTCCTTTGCTCTTGAGCAAGTTCTCTAATCTGTGTCTCTCCTTTTTTGCCGTTTCTTCAAGGGGACTGTGGCTTGGAATTGGAGGAGAATCAGAAGGCGGAATTTTTGGAATTGGAGGAGAATCAGAAGGCGGAACTTTTGGACTGACCTATAGAAGGGCAAGTTAAATCAGTACTGcttctcaaattattattattgtgtcaACATAGAACACCAAATATCTTATTAGTGACTAGCGCATTTCCTGCATTCAAAAGGATTATCATTTGCACCTACAAAAGCTTACATGAAATTAGTGAGTGTGCTAGATTAATCATAATTACAGAGGCAGCCCGGTGCACAAAGCATCCCGCGTTTAGTAGGATTCGGGGAAGGGCCACACCCCAAGGAATGTATTGTACACAGCCTAccctaatgcaagcattagtggCTGCTTCCACAGATTGAACCCGTGAACTATAAAGGCGTGATATAACCACCTATGGACAAAACTTAACATCAATAATGCATGCTGACCTCATCAGAATCTGCATAAGCTACATCCAGGACCCAACCTCCAAGCAGTCCAGCTAAAATGACAGGAATAGTAGTTGAAGGTACTGATCTTGAAGAAAATGCATGTCCGTGACACCTAATTCCTGTAACACAAATTCTAGTTTAAAATCTGCAATCTCAGTAGCACTTCAAAACAGATTGGAGATATCCCCAAGCCTACAATATTCCATTTCTTCCTGAATAAAGAGAAAACAGTAAACCCAGACTACTCAACAAAGGGAGTAGAATAGATTGatatgtatataaacaagtaACACCATTTTCTGTACAAATAATAATATGTTAATATTCCCACGCAATAGTCAACAAACCTAAGATGTAGGCCAAGTGgctaataaatataattataactaCACCTCAATTATAACTAGTTAAGTTCGGCTATATGAATTCTCCATGTCCATCCCACACTAATTGGGTTTCAGTTCATTTCAATACTCAATAATATATCTTGTAATACAGATACGGGTTTCTAAAACTAGAGATCTTCCAAATTTCACAGTTATCCTTACACTAATATACAAATCTCAAACCAACAAGAGATCCAGACAAATGCTAGACATAATAAAGTGTACCAACGATGAGGCTATCCAGAAAGCAGACTTTATATTGAACAAAAAAATGTGGCTGCTCAGTTTCTATTTTCTAAACTGATACATGATTCATGGAGGTTAACAGAAATGTGAGTTGGAAACTGAGGAATTCAACCTTATCAAGCAGTTTGAAGAGATCGAACGAGCTGAAGAAACATCTTGGAGTCAAAAATCAAGATGTTTGTGGATTAAAGAAGTTGGTAAGAATACAAAATTCTTTCATAAAATAACcaactaagttgctcggactcgggtgcgGGTATCCGAGATAGGTGCAGATCCGAGAGTCGGATtcgtcaaaatataaattttaagattcgggGGTGCGAATCCGAGTATGGATACGGGTGTGGGGATTCggctaaaaaaatcaaatatttataaatattataaatatagaccACCTATGGACAAAACTTAACATCAATTATCTTACTGGCGTTTCAAGCAGTGTCTGGCCTTAACATTAACCTGGTCAAGAgcattatttttgctttaaatgtAGAAAACAATATTCTAGAGCGCTCTAAACTACCTGGGTGCAAAATAGATTATTTTCCTACAACTTATTTGGGTCTACCTCTAAGTGAAGGGATCTGGCTGGGAGTCCAAGACAGACGTGAGTGTGGTGATGAATAACTAAGAGATGGTGTTGAAGTGAAAAATCTCTCACTTCAAAACAAAGCCTACTTATCAAATGGCTTATAGTTAAGTTGCATAGCGTGGTGATGAATAACTAAGAGATGACGTTGAAGTGAAACATCCCAAGCTTCATAATAAAAGCCTACTTTTCAAATGGCTTATGAGGCTCAATGATGGGAAAGAAGGTCTAGAAAGGAGGTTATCAAATGTTCAACATCATAAATGGGGAGACTAAACTAATCAGTTTCCCAattccttttttttcttgaaaaaaaacaaAGGATTCTCCTAATCTTTAACGTTTCTTCTAAGTTGTAGATATCATCTAGTATTAGAGAAACAACCAGCTATACACTTCCTATTTATAGCCAAACTATACAAAGAAGGAAGCTCATCTTTTAGTATCCAAATATCCGACCAGTCAAGATTTGATGTTTTTGCCATTTCCCACTGTCAGTCCACTGAGCAACCAAGTGTGTGGCCTAGTGTCCAATGATGTGGGTCTAGAAACATGAGGTCtcaggttgagaaacactaggtaATTTCTTCCCATCTGGCCTaaccttggtggatagagttacctcGTACCTGTTGTTAGTTGGAAGTGGCAGGTCTCCTGTGGAATTAGAGGAGGTGTACGCAAGCTGGCTGGGACAACatggttatcaaaaaaatattctaGTAAAACAGTGAACTCCTCAATAAAAACAAATATGCTTCCAAGTAGTTGTTCTATTAGTCATCTATGTAGTTTTTAGTAGTCAAATGATCCTCCTTGAACTCTTAATAAAATTCAACAGCAGTCCTAGAGCCAGGATTAGAGCTATCATAATCTACCAAACTCTAAATAAATATACACAATTTACAGTCATATCTTATCATGATTTACTTGCAACAAGTAAACAGGAAATTCTTATCATCGCGAAATTTAAAAAGGAAATTGGGCAGTTAACCTTGAGCATAATTGTAGAGAGTCCTAAATGCATGATCACATGTATACCCACTCAGATTATGAAAAATTGCAGCGATTCCTTAACGGCTTAGTTAAAACGAGCACGAGAAGAATAAGGCTACCCACATAAACAGCAGGCTATATATATAGGAATAAAGTGCGGTAGAGCGTACCATTGTGCGGAGGGAGTTGCGGTGGAGAAAGGGGAGTAGAAGCTAGGGTTCTGTAATGAGAGTGAAGAGCTCTACCAAGGCGCCTTATTGACGCCATAATTCAAGTGCGATCTCCCTTGGTATGCTCGGCCTTTTCTTCAGGCGCGCTATTATtttagtaatagtagtagttcTCCGTGGCGCGCCAGATAATTCCCAATTCACTCGGCCCCCAGCGGTTCAGTAGTGCTTCTAGTCCAGCTTCTCTTAcacctcctttttttttttttttttttaaacaggaTACTTATATTATAGCATAACAAAACTACATAGAGCAGCTTGGTAGTACTGTCATCATAGCTTGGTAGTACTGTCATCATAGGATCCGCACATTGTGCAATATTTACAGACCATCTAATTGAAGCTAAAGTAGTGCTAGTAGGTAAATTTACAAAAGCATTAGGCTGCAAACTTCCTAACGACTTAACACGCCTAGTAACTATGTCTCCTCTCTTATCAGCATGCAAAATGTTTAATATGGCATCCAAAAAGTAGTAGTagccctgactgagattattcaaTAAGATGGATGGTTGTGCAGTGGAGATGGCTTTCATGGTTAGACTATCTGCTAGTCTATTCTGTTCTTGTATATATGAATAAACATCGGATTACCCATCTT comes from Capsicum annuum cultivar UCD-10X-F1 chromosome 2, UCD10Xv1.1, whole genome shotgun sequence and encodes:
- the LOC107853320 gene encoding meiotic spindle formation protein mei-1 isoform X3 gives rise to the protein MASIRRLGRALHSHYRTLASTPLSPPQLPPHNGIRCHGHAFSSRSVPSTTIPVILAGLLGGWVLDVAYADSDEVSPKIPPSDSPPIPSHSPLEETAKKERHRLENLLKSKGVKHGSYPRFTVAVKGQKQVTIKFQVHPTCEIPLLIASLVSRLGVKLEDPSAASNMMLRAWDSGVAWQLALSRPQMKNGTAGEQSDGRDTNPYDEDLCILIFRPLISADRAEIEFMKPGSFTDEELDALVSVLQFTGQPKDLRSRGDAGRVPSADKTVTTLESLGVKIFGINASTSGNPKANIAWENIAGYNQQKREIEDTILLALQSPEVYDDIARGTRHKFETNRPRAILFEGPPGTGKTSCARVIANQSGVPLLYVPLEIIVSKFYGESERLLGKVFSLANDLPDGAIVFLDEVDSFAAARDGETHEATRRLLSVLLRQIDGFEQEKKVVVVAATNRKQDLDPALISRFDSMITFPLPDQQTRQEIAAQYAKHLTDSELSEFARATEGLSGRDMRDVCQQAERHWASKIIRGQAPKSEDSGGSLPPLQEYIDSARNRQTALFDIETQNRSMNPAAKKPQFDFV
- the LOC107853320 gene encoding meiotic spindle formation protein mei-1 isoform X1 yields the protein MASIRRLGRALHSHYRTLASTPLSPPQLPPHNGIRCHGHAFSSRSVPSTTIPVILAGLLGGWVLDVAYADSDEVSPKVPPSDSPPIPKIPPSDSPPIPSHSPLEETAKKERHRLENLLKSKGVKHGSYPRFTVAVKGQKQVTIKFQVHPTCEIPLLIASLVSRLGVKLEDPSAASNMMLRAWDSGVAWQLALSRPQMKNGTAGEQSDGRDTNPYDEDLCILIFRPLISADRAEIEFMKPGSFTDEELDALVSVLQFTGQPKDLRSRGDAGRVPSADKTVTTLESLGVKIFGINASTSGNPKANIAWENIAGYNQQKREIEDTILLALQSPEVYDDIARGTRHKFETNRPRAILFEGPPGTGKTSCARVIANQSGVPLLYVPLEIIVSKFYGESERLLGKVFSLANDLPDGAIVFLDEVDSFAAARDGETHEATRRLLSVLLRQIDGFEQEKKVVVVAATNRKQDLDPALISRFDSMITFPLPDQQTRQEIAAQYAKHLTDSELSEFARATEGLSGRDMRDVCQQAERHWASKIIRGQAPKSEDSGGSLPPLQEYIDSARNRQTALFDIETQNRSMNPAAKKPQFDFV
- the LOC107853320 gene encoding meiotic spindle formation protein mei-1 isoform X2, coding for MASIRRLGRALHSHYRTLASTPLSPPQLPPHNGIRCHGHAFSSRSVPSTTIPVILAGLLGGWVLDVAYADSDEVSPKVPPSDSPPIPKIPPSDSPPIPSHSPLEETAKKERHRLENLLKSKGVKHGSYPRFTVAVKGQKVTIKFQVHPTCEIPLLIASLVSRLGVKLEDPSAASNMMLRAWDSGVAWQLALSRPQMKNGTAGEQSDGRDTNPYDEDLCILIFRPLISADRAEIEFMKPGSFTDEELDALVSVLQFTGQPKDLRSRGDAGRVPSADKTVTTLESLGVKIFGINASTSGNPKANIAWENIAGYNQQKREIEDTILLALQSPEVYDDIARGTRHKFETNRPRAILFEGPPGTGKTSCARVIANQSGVPLLYVPLEIIVSKFYGESERLLGKVFSLANDLPDGAIVFLDEVDSFAAARDGETHEATRRLLSVLLRQIDGFEQEKKVVVVAATNRKQDLDPALISRFDSMITFPLPDQQTRQEIAAQYAKHLTDSELSEFARATEGLSGRDMRDVCQQAERHWASKIIRGQAPKSEDSGGSLPPLQEYIDSARNRQTALFDIETQNRSMNPAAKKPQFDFV